GCCCTCGCAGTCGCCTTCAGCTCCGCATCGCAGGATATCGTTATCGACGCCTACAGAACGGACGTGCTCCACGAAAAAGAGCGGGGTGTGGGCGCGGCGGTATTCGTGCTCGGCTATCGCATCGCTATGCTCGTCTCCGGCGCCCTGGCGCTCATCATGTCGGATACTATCGGGTGGCAGAACACCTATCTCGTTATGGCGGTCCTGATGGCGCTCGGGATGGTTTCTGCGTTATGGGGACCGGAGCCGGAGCAGGCGGTGGCGCCTCCGAAGAGCCTGCAGGAAGCGGTGGGGGGGCCGCTGAAGGACTTCTTCTCCCGCTCCTCGGCCCTGGTGCTGCTGCTCTTGATCGTGCTGTACAAGCTCGGCGACGCCTATGCCGGTACGATGACCACGGCCTTTCTCATACGCGGGCTGGGGTTTACCGCTACCGATGTGGGCACTATCAATAAAGGGCTGGGCCTGGTCTCTCTCGTGATAGGCGCCATGTTCGGGGGCGCGCTCATGGTGCGGCTCGGGCTCCTCCGGTCGCTCCTGCTGTTCGGCGCGCTCCAGGCGGTCTCGAACCTCTCGTTCATGCTGCTCGCCTGGATCGGCAAGAGCTACCCGATGATGATTTTTGCCGTCGCTTTCGAGAACCTGAGCGGCGGTATGGGCACCGCGGCCTTCGTCTCCCTGCTCATGTCGCTCTGCAACCAGCGCTACAGCGCGACGCAGTACGCGCTCCTCTCTTCCCTCGCCGCCCTGGGGCGCATCGTGATCGCGCCGACATCGGGCTTCCTGGTCGAGTCGATCGGGTGGGCCCCGTTCTTCTTCATCACCACCCTCGCCGCCCTGCCGGGCCTCTGGCTGCTCTGGCAGATGCGCGCCACCGTTGCCCGGCTGGTACGGGAGACAGCGTAATTTACTTCGGCCTGAGCACGACGATTCCCGGCTTGCCGGCGATGTAGCCGCTGAACTCCTGGTCGACCACTTTCCGATTGGTCTGCGCTGACGACGCATGGCGTAAAAGGAGGGAGGTGTCCTCTCTTACGAGAATGCCTACATGGGAGACATCGAGGCCCGGCTGCGGGGAGTATATCCCGATATAGTCTCCGTTCCTCAAGGCATCGAGCACCGCTTTATCGACATGCCCGGAAGGCAGATAGGTGATGTCCCGCTCGACCGGCGGCATGCCGGGCAGAAAGGAGGTCCCGTCCTCCTTCCGGTTCAGGCATTTCCGGACGCTCCGGGCCTTTTCTCCGCCGATAACGCCCGTGACATCGCTGACGGAGCCGGCATTGAAGACGGACCAGTCGGTAAAGAAATGGTTCCTGTTGCTGTACGCGACAATCCCCGACCGGTACCGCACCTCCCTCACCATCGCCGTGAACTCCTCAAAGGAGCGCGCCCGCCGCAGGGCCTCGATGTAATCGATGAAGGTGAAACAGTCGACGCCAGCGAGATCGATCGTCAGGACTTCCGGCTCCGAGGCAGAACCGGTCAGCGTCGATTCCCGGTAGGGCGTGCCGATAAAGGGGCGGGAGAGAGAGACGATCCGGTCGCCGGTATCCCTTATTCCGGAGGAGGCGCGGAGCAGGCCTTCCAACGATGCTTCGGTCCAAGGGCCTAAATTGATGCTTATTTCCTTCTTGCCTTTCACTTCCCGTCTCTTACTTCTCACTTTTCTTCCCCTTGACATTATGCTGCATTCGCCGCGCTTTTAGCCATACCTTCAAGCGTGGTATCATAGCTCAATGAGCATCATCGATATCCATGTCCACGGGCTCGGAGGGTACGACGTCCGGACCTCCGACGAGGAGCATCTCCTCAGGATAGCGGAGCTGCAGGCGGCTGCAGGGGT
The genomic region above belongs to Nitrospirota bacterium and contains:
- a CDS encoding MFS transporter; the encoded protein is MHRDVAPYLEVFRSRRISAIMLFGFSSGLPLALTSGTLQAWMAVAGVDLRTIGVFALVGMPYTLKFLWSPLMDRFVPPLLGRRRGWIVITQIALMAGIAAMAFSTPEQAPLLLGILALAVAFSSASQDIVIDAYRTDVLHEKERGVGAAVFVLGYRIAMLVSGALALIMSDTIGWQNTYLVMAVLMALGMVSALWGPEPEQAVAPPKSLQEAVGGPLKDFFSRSSALVLLLLIVLYKLGDAYAGTMTTAFLIRGLGFTATDVGTINKGLGLVSLVIGAMFGGALMVRLGLLRSLLLFGALQAVSNLSFMLLAWIGKSYPMMIFAVAFENLSGGMGTAAFVSLLMSLCNQRYSATQYALLSSLAALGRIVIAPTSGFLVESIGWAPFFFITTLAALPGLWLLWQMRATVARLVRETA
- a CDS encoding N-acetylmuramoyl-L-alanine amidase-like domain-containing protein; translated protein: MRSKRREVKGKKEISINLGPWTEASLEGLLRASSGIRDTGDRIVSLSRPFIGTPYRESTLTGSASEPEVLTIDLAGVDCFTFIDYIEALRRARSFEEFTAMVREVRYRSGIVAYSNRNHFFTDWSVFNAGSVSDVTGVIGGEKARSVRKCLNRKEDGTSFLPGMPPVERDITYLPSGHVDKAVLDALRNGDYIGIYSPQPGLDVSHVGILVREDTSLLLRHASSAQTNRKVVDQEFSGYIAGKPGIVVLRPK